A section of the Bifidobacterium sp. ESL0728 genome encodes:
- a CDS encoding ArgE/DapE family deacylase, with protein sequence MNENEAMDLLKKFVGFHTENGNEKVVADEIKAIFDKAGVPCKVIPLEEDPTRANLVAELGHGEPILGITGHMDTVSAQQEGWKTDPFKVTEDGDLIYGRGVTDMKAGLAAMVFAMLDLKKHEDQMHGTVRFLVTAGEEVGMPGATAMQAQGYMKGVEALLVGEPSGYNIVYATKGELNINIDMKGKAAHSSTPALGINAVENLLEFIDVISKRIKAAAAGKSNPELGDTVYNIDVIRGGQQVNAIPESASAEINIRIIPEFSNKEILAILDDEVAKFNKSHKATVSYTVGMDIIPVIGPKDAKLVDIVKSVGERHLKEQGKPAEIPMFGASGGTDGSVLLLDSPKDTAYVMFGPGNDTMHCVNESLPKAMYFDFIGIYKDIIDEYMGIKK encoded by the coding sequence ATGAACGAAAACGAAGCCATGGATCTGCTCAAAAAGTTCGTCGGATTCCATACCGAGAACGGCAATGAGAAGGTGGTCGCCGATGAAATCAAGGCGATTTTCGATAAGGCTGGCGTGCCCTGCAAGGTGATTCCGCTTGAAGAGGACCCGACCCGCGCCAATCTGGTCGCAGAGCTTGGACACGGCGAGCCGATTCTCGGCATCACCGGCCATATGGATACGGTTTCGGCCCAGCAGGAAGGCTGGAAAACCGACCCGTTCAAGGTCACCGAAGACGGTGACCTGATTTACGGGCGCGGCGTGACCGATATGAAAGCCGGACTTGCCGCCATGGTCTTCGCCATGCTTGACCTGAAGAAGCACGAAGATCAGATGCACGGCACCGTGCGTTTCCTGGTCACTGCCGGCGAGGAAGTCGGTATGCCGGGCGCCACGGCCATGCAGGCCCAGGGCTACATGAAGGGCGTCGAGGCGCTGCTGGTCGGCGAACCTTCCGGCTACAACATCGTCTACGCCACCAAGGGCGAACTCAACATCAACATCGATATGAAGGGCAAGGCTGCACACAGCTCGACTCCTGCCCTTGGCATCAACGCGGTTGAAAACCTGCTCGAGTTCATCGACGTTATTTCCAAGCGTATCAAGGCCGCGGCCGCGGGCAAGAGCAACCCCGAGCTCGGCGACACCGTCTACAACATCGACGTCATCCGCGGCGGCCAGCAGGTCAATGCCATCCCCGAATCGGCCAGCGCCGAAATCAACATCCGAATCATCCCGGAGTTCAGTAACAAGGAGATTCTGGCGATTTTGGACGATGAGGTGGCCAAGTTCAACAAGAGCCACAAGGCGACCGTCTCCTACACGGTTGGCATGGATATCATCCCGGTGATCGGGCCGAAGGACGCCAAGCTCGTCGACATCGTCAAGTCCGTGGGGGAGCGCCATTTGAAGGAGCAGGGCAAGCCCGCCGAGATTCCGATGTTCGGGGCTTCTGGCGGCACCGACGGCAGCGTTCTGCTGCTTGATAGCCCCAAGGACACCGCCTACGTGATGTTCGGGCCGGGCAACGACACCATGCACTGCGTCAACGAGAGCCTTCCGAAGGCGATGTATTTCGACTTCATCGGCATTTATAAAGACATCATCGACGAATACATGGGCATCAAAAAGTGA
- a CDS encoding nucleobase:cation symporter-2 family protein — MSTDQHGNHNEAESSNINPAKDESEAAPKTSTASSAAQAASPMQNSQVPSASSNTQTASATQASSSSSTEKLAAATRADSNQKSASSLAPHLPWRKRNATATDDSATSRPSTQEALTSLDGKISFWRGVPFGLQHVMAMFVANLAPIFLVTAAAHLTPAQSAMIIQNGLLVAGLGTCLQLYPLWRVGSRLPMVTGISFTYVAAATAIVGKQGYGALVGAVIVGGLLELILGLTAQFWKKYVPPIVSAIVVTSIGFSLLSTGASSFGGGAGAKDFGSWQNLTLGLISLVACLAFQLLMKGTVKQLSILFGLVVGYIVAIFFGKVDFSGFQHLQVVSVPHFMPFTPTFDAGSIISFALLYMVSSVEVLGDTAALSKVGLNRLPTDKETSGAIAGDGLISTISGLFGCLPLTSFAQNIGLVAVTKVVNRKVILSGGLILILASFVPVVAQLFNSMPQAVLGGCTIMMFGNIILSGFQMIAEAGFSQRNTTIAALSLTIGIGFTQVGGIFAQFPQLFQSIFATNCIAVSFVVAVILNAVLPSEEHFLVNTHANSEDENTSE; from the coding sequence TTGAGCACTGATCAGCACGGCAACCATAATGAAGCCGAATCATCGAATATCAATCCAGCAAAAGACGAAAGCGAAGCTGCGCCCAAAACGTCAACGGCTTCATCAGCTGCACAAGCCGCATCACCCATGCAGAACTCTCAGGTTCCATCTGCTTCATCCAACACGCAGACTGCATCGGCAACACAGGCTTCGTCGTCTTCTTCGACCGAGAAGCTCGCAGCGGCCACACGAGCTGATTCCAATCAAAAATCGGCTTCAAGCCTGGCCCCTCATCTGCCATGGCGCAAACGTAATGCAACAGCAACCGACGATTCTGCAACGTCCAGGCCCAGCACACAAGAGGCGCTGACCAGCCTCGACGGCAAGATCTCGTTCTGGCGCGGCGTCCCCTTCGGCCTGCAGCATGTCATGGCCATGTTCGTCGCCAACCTCGCCCCGATCTTCCTGGTGACGGCCGCCGCGCATTTGACACCGGCACAATCCGCGATGATCATCCAGAACGGCCTACTGGTAGCCGGTCTCGGCACCTGCCTGCAGCTCTATCCGCTTTGGCGCGTCGGCAGCCGACTGCCCATGGTCACCGGCATCTCGTTCACCTACGTCGCAGCGGCCACCGCCATCGTGGGCAAACAAGGCTATGGGGCGCTTGTCGGAGCCGTCATCGTAGGCGGCCTACTTGAGCTGATACTCGGCTTGACCGCACAATTCTGGAAAAAATACGTGCCGCCGATCGTTTCCGCGATTGTAGTGACTTCGATTGGCTTCTCGCTGCTTTCCACTGGTGCTTCCTCGTTCGGCGGGGGCGCGGGGGCAAAGGACTTCGGCAGTTGGCAGAACCTCACGCTGGGCCTCATCTCGTTGGTCGCCTGCCTTGCCTTCCAGCTTTTGATGAAAGGCACCGTCAAGCAACTTTCTATTCTCTTCGGCCTGGTCGTGGGTTATATCGTCGCCATCTTCTTCGGCAAGGTCGATTTCTCCGGCTTCCAGCATCTGCAGGTCGTCAGCGTTCCCCATTTCATGCCGTTTACCCCGACGTTCGACGCCGGTTCCATCATCTCATTCGCCTTGCTGTATATGGTTTCCTCCGTTGAGGTTTTGGGCGACACAGCGGCGCTTTCGAAGGTCGGGCTGAACCGCCTGCCCACCGACAAGGAGACTTCGGGAGCCATCGCCGGAGACGGCCTAATCTCTACGATTTCCGGACTGTTCGGCTGCCTGCCGTTGACCTCGTTCGCCCAGAACATCGGCTTGGTCGCGGTCACCAAGGTCGTCAACCGCAAAGTCATTCTTTCCGGCGGACTGATTCTTATCCTTGCCAGCTTTGTGCCGGTTGTGGCACAGCTGTTCAATTCCATGCCGCAGGCGGTGCTCGGCGGCTGCACGATCATGATGTTCGGCAACATCATCCTCTCCGGCTTCCAGATGATCGCCGAAGCGGGCTTCAGCCAACGCAACACCACCATCGCAGCGCTTTCGCTCACGATCGGCATCGGCTTCACGCAGGTCGGCGGCATCTTCGCCCAGTTCCCGCAGCTTTTCCAGTCGATTTTCGCCACCAACTGCATCGCGGTCTCGTTCGTGGTCGCGGTGATCTTGAACGCCGTGCTCCCCAGCGAAGAACATTTCCTGGTCAATACACACGCAAATTCCGAAGACGAAAACACGTCCGAATGA
- a CDS encoding xanthine phosphoribosyltransferase: MKELEDRIRRDGTVKPGDVLKVDAFLNHQCDVTLFDHMGAEWARIFAGKKIDKILTIEASGIGIACIAAQHFGNVPVVFAKKTQSINLDGDQYTARVYSYTKQKEFPVIVSKRFLTKGEHVLLIDDFLANGKAMHGLIDICNEAGVVIEGIGIAIEKGFQRGGKELRDAGYNVASLAIVKSMDGDKGTIEFA, encoded by the coding sequence ATGAAGGAACTTGAAGACAGGATTCGTCGGGACGGAACCGTCAAGCCGGGAGATGTGCTCAAAGTCGATGCCTTCTTGAACCACCAGTGCGACGTGACGCTTTTCGACCACATGGGCGCCGAATGGGCCCGTATTTTTGCCGGCAAGAAAATCGACAAGATCCTGACCATCGAGGCCAGCGGCATCGGCATCGCCTGTATCGCCGCCCAGCATTTCGGCAATGTACCGGTCGTTTTCGCAAAAAAGACCCAGTCCATCAACCTCGACGGCGACCAATACACCGCACGCGTCTATTCCTACACCAAGCAGAAGGAGTTCCCGGTAATCGTTTCCAAGCGCTTCCTGACCAAAGGCGAGCACGTTCTTTTGATTGATGATTTCCTCGCCAACGGCAAGGCGATGCACGGACTCATCGATATCTGCAACGAAGCGGGCGTGGTCATCGAAGGTATCGGCATCGCGATTGAAAAAGGTTTCCAGCGTGGCGGCAAGGAGCTGCGAGACGCTGGCTACAACGTCGCTTCACTTGCCATCGTCAAGTCGATGGACGGCGACAAAGGCACCATCGAATTCGCCTAG